The Thermococcus sp. CX2 genome includes a window with the following:
- a CDS encoding HAD family phosphatase has product MKKVAVIDVEGTLTDFEFWREMARITGKREIEELLEKGLSGEVEWLDSLLKRVELIRGIDEGTFLRAREKVSVSPKARELVEMLREKGFKVVLISGSFEEVLEPFKALGDEFMANRAVFREGRFEGIDLRVKDKGEIAGRFKETFLLAIGDGSADSKMFEQANVGIAVGREIPGADFLVKDLKELVDFIKNLKP; this is encoded by the coding sequence ATGAAGAAGGTCGCGGTAATAGACGTCGAGGGGACTTTAACAGACTTCGAGTTCTGGAGGGAGATGGCCAGAATAACAGGAAAACGGGAGATAGAGGAGCTTCTTGAAAAGGGCCTCTCCGGAGAGGTGGAGTGGCTGGATTCCCTCCTCAAACGGGTGGAGCTCATAAGAGGGATCGATGAGGGGACGTTCCTCAGGGCGAGGGAGAAGGTCAGCGTGAGCCCCAAGGCGAGAGAGCTCGTTGAAATGCTCAGGGAGAAGGGCTTTAAGGTGGTTCTCATCAGCGGCTCCTTTGAGGAGGTTCTTGAACCCTTTAAGGCACTCGGGGACGAGTTCATGGCCAACAGGGCGGTTTTCAGGGAGGGAAGGTTTGAGGGGATAGATCTCCGCGTCAAGGATAAGGGCGAGATAGCTGGACGGTTCAAGGAGACCTTTCTACTCGCCATTGGGGATGGTAGCGCAGATTCAAAGATGTTTGAGCAAGCCAATGTGGGGATAGCCGTCGGCAGAGAGATACCCGGGGCGGATTTTCTGGTAAAAGACCTGAAAGAGCTGGTGGATTTCATAAAGAATCTAAAGCCTTAG
- a CDS encoding nucleotidyltransferase domain-containing protein: MEADWKLALEQFIEDWKIKDFVEAALLTGSYAVGLQTRYSDVDVYIVLSDDVEWRERGNVVIDGTLIEYFANPARQIRHYFEEEFAQNSRATARIIVIGKVLFDKTGIAEVLKAEALEYMKRPFERPDETWVEVAKYSLWDMLDSLKDAEDRNDPSSGYLYHLALSRALEVYSKFLGVEIPPASKVYRLFSDERFRKAYMFEEFPDGEFVKLFLKALERREAENLKRVITHIFERMGGFNINGWRLRTKALDSL; this comes from the coding sequence ATGGAGGCAGACTGGAAACTCGCTTTGGAACAGTTCATCGAAGACTGGAAAATTAAGGACTTCGTTGAGGCCGCTCTGCTAACTGGAAGTTATGCAGTTGGGCTACAGACCAGATACTCCGATGTAGACGTTTACATCGTGCTCTCCGATGACGTGGAATGGAGGGAGAGGGGAAACGTCGTTATAGATGGGACTTTAATCGAGTACTTCGCAAATCCAGCAAGACAGATCAGACACTACTTTGAGGAGGAGTTTGCCCAGAACAGCCGGGCCACAGCGAGGATTATAGTAATTGGGAAAGTTCTCTTTGACAAGACTGGAATAGCTGAGGTTCTAAAGGCGGAAGCGCTGGAATACATGAAGAGACCCTTTGAACGGCCCGATGAAACCTGGGTGGAGGTAGCTAAGTACTCCCTCTGGGACATGCTCGACAGTCTGAAGGACGCTGAAGACAGGAACGATCCCAGCTCTGGCTACCTCTACCACCTGGCTCTCAGCAGAGCCCTTGAGGTTTATTCGAAGTTCTTGGGTGTTGAAATTCCTCCAGCTAGCAAAGTTTACAGGCTCTTCAGCGACGAAAGGTTCAGAAAAGCGTACATGTTTGAGGAATTTCCCGATGGGGAGTTCGTGAAGCTGTTTCTGAAGGCTCTTGAGAGGCGCGAGGCCGAAAACCTGAAGAGAGTCATAACGCACATCTTCGAGAGGATGGGAGGCTTCAATATCAACGGCTGGCGGCTGAGAACTAAGGCTTTAGATTCTTTATGA